A genomic stretch from Solanum stenotomum isolate F172 chromosome 8, ASM1918654v1, whole genome shotgun sequence includes:
- the LOC125872612 gene encoding photosystem II 22 kDa protein, chloroplastic, which translates to MAQTMLLTANAKVDLRSKESLVERLKPKPLSSLFLPSLPLRFSSSTTNASSSKFTSTTVALFKSKAKAPPKKVAPPKEKQKVEDGIFGTSGGIGFTKQNELFVGRVAMIGFAASLLGEAITGKGILAQLNLETGIPIYEAEPLLLFFILFNLLGAIGALGDRGKFIDDPAPATGLEKAVIPPGKSFKSALGLTERGPLFGFTKANELFVGRLAQLGIAFSIIGEIITGKGALAQLNFETGVPINEIEPLLLFNIAFFFFAAINPGTGKFITDEEED; encoded by the exons ATGGCTCAAACAATGTTGTTAACAGCCAATGCCAAAGTTGATTTGAGGAGTAAAGAATCTTTAGTTGAAAGACTAAAGCCTAAGCCTTTGTCTTCTTTATTCTTGCCTTCTCTTCCTTTGAgattttcttcttctactactaatgcttcttcttcaaaattcactaGTACTACTGTTGCTCTATTCAAGTCAAAAGCTAAAGCTCCTCCCAAAAAG GTTGCACCACCAAAGGAAaagcaaaaggtggaggatggGATTTTTGGTACCTCAGGAGGAATTGGTTTCACTAAGCAAAATGAGCTATTTGTTGGCCGTGTTGCTATGATTGGTTTTGCT GCATCTTTGTTGGGAGAAGCAATAACAGGAAAGGGTATTTTGGCACAATTGAATCTTGAAACTGGAATTCCAATCTATGAAGCAGAGCCACTTCTATTGTTCTTCATCCTATTCAATCTTCTTGGAGCCATTGGAGCTTTGGGAGACAGAGGCAAATTTATTGATGACCCTGCCCCTGCTACTGGCCTTGAAAAGGCTGTCATCCCTCCTGGCAAATCCTTCAAGTCTGCTTTGGGACTCACTGAACGAG GTCCACTTTTTGGATTCACAAAGGCAAATGAGTTGTTTGTAGGAAGATTGGCACAATTGGGAATTGCATTCTCCATTATAGGAGAAATTATCACAGGGAAAGGAGCATTGGCACAATTGAACTTTGAGACAGGTGTCCCAATCAATGAGATTGAGCCTCTTTTGTTGTTTAACAttgctttcttcttctttgctgCTATTAATCCTGGTACTGGCAAATTTATCACCGATGAGGAAGAAGATTAG